The following are from one region of the Acanthopagrus latus isolate v.2019 chromosome 2, fAcaLat1.1, whole genome shotgun sequence genome:
- the gpr171 gene encoding probable G-protein coupled receptor 171 isoform X3, which produces MFCTAAAGEAATLLMTSPSSNFSSVGAEQCIVNNQMEPFTVLYILIFIIGLPGSLLSVWTFIRSPRVKLHQSSSVYLLNLLAADLLLLLALPFKILKDIGAAPWSLMVFHCQASAVTIYISLYASIAFLAFIITDRYLQDCHILRSLQLQDVGFARLLSVVIWLLLLLIMVPNMVLPIQEVQERQHLSCSSLKKGISLHWHALTVFLNTALFLNASAAVLISSGLALKRLLRSRNNPKLQMDARRAVRSVTAVALAYILSFVPYHVVRTPYTLAQTKVITDCETKRQLFLGKESTLLLSVLHLCFDPLLFFYLYSPFRWTLRSMMPCSREPAGGVSDEPAAQEKMQPTTCENEVGPQMSCL; this is translated from the exons ATGTTTTGCACTGCGGCTGCAG GTGAAGCAGCGACGCTCCTGATGACGTCTCCTTCCTCCAACTTCAGCTCTGTTGGAGCTGAGCAGTGCATCGTCAACAACCAGATGGAACCGTTCACCGTCCTCtacatcctcatcttcatcatcggGCTGCCTGGAagcctgctgtctgtgtggacCTTCATCCGCAGCCCCAGAGTGAAG CTCcatcagagcagcagtgtgtacCTGCTCAACCTGCTGGCGGccgacctgctgctgctgctcgctctGCCCTTCAAGATCCTGAAGGACATCGGCGCGGCGCCCTGGAGCCTCATGGTGTTCCACTGCCAGGCCAGCGCCGTCACCATCTACATCAGCCTCTACGCATCCATCGCCTTCCTCGCCTTCATCATCACAGACCGCTACCTGCAG gactGCCACATTCTgcgctctctgcagctgcaggatgtCGGCTTCGCCCGGCTGCTGTCGGTGGTcatctggctgctgctgctgctcatcatggTGCCCAACATGGTTCTACCCATACAGGAAGTACAG GAGCGGCAGCACCTCAGCTGTTCGTCTCTGAAGAAGGGCATCAGCCTCCACTGGCACGCCCTCACCGTGTTCCTCAACACCGCTCTGTTCCTCAACGCCTCCGCCGCCGTGCTCATCTCCAGCGGCCTCGCTCTCAAGAGACTCCTGAGGAGTCGCAACAACCCCAAACTGCAGATGGACGCCAGGCGGGCGGTGAGGAGCGTGACGGCTGTGGCGTTGGCCTACATCCTGAGCTTTGTGCCGTACCATGTGGTCCGGACGCCGTACACGTTGGCTCAGACTAAAGTCATCACAGACTGCGAGACGAAGAGGCAGCTGTTTCTGGGGAAGGAGTCGACGCTGCTGCTGAGCGTGCTGCACCTCTGCTTCGACCCACTGCTCTTCTTCTACCTGTACTCACCTTTCAGATGGACGCTCCGCAGCATGATgccctgcagcagagagccgGCGGGCGGCGTGTCAGATGAGCCGGCTGCACAGGAAAAGATGCAACCGACGACGTGTGAGAATGAAGTCGGACCACAGATGTCCTGTCTGTGA
- the gpr171 gene encoding probable G-protein coupled receptor 171 isoform X1, with protein sequence MLQDSDWCSNMCDNNDFQVSEGVDRESFLSTGCCSSCFQPDDQTAITAADKSQASSKHAVVSTTSHLQLVLCFLICFLSSPGEAATLLMTSPSSNFSSVGAEQCIVNNQMEPFTVLYILIFIIGLPGSLLSVWTFIRSPRVKLHQSSSVYLLNLLAADLLLLLALPFKILKDIGAAPWSLMVFHCQASAVTIYISLYASIAFLAFIITDRYLQDCHILRSLQLQDVGFARLLSVVIWLLLLLIMVPNMVLPIQEVQERQHLSCSSLKKGISLHWHALTVFLNTALFLNASAAVLISSGLALKRLLRSRNNPKLQMDARRAVRSVTAVALAYILSFVPYHVVRTPYTLAQTKVITDCETKRQLFLGKESTLLLSVLHLCFDPLLFFYLYSPFRWTLRSMMPCSREPAGGVSDEPAAQEKMQPTTCENEVGPQMSCL encoded by the exons ATGTTGCAGGACTCTGATTGGTGCTCAAACATGTGTGACAACAATGATTTTCAGGTTTCTGAAGGCGTTGACAGGGAAAGTTTCCTCTCCACAggctgctgctcttcctgtttccagccAGACGACCAGACCgcaatcacagcagctgataAGAGTCAGGCTTCCTCCAAACACGCGGTAGTGAGCACGACTTCACACCTTCAGCTCGTTTTATGTTTCctgatctgttttctttcatcaccAGGTGAAGCAGCGACGCTCCTGATGACGTCTCCTTCCTCCAACTTCAGCTCTGTTGGAGCTGAGCAGTGCATCGTCAACAACCAGATGGAACCGTTCACCGTCCTCtacatcctcatcttcatcatcggGCTGCCTGGAagcctgctgtctgtgtggacCTTCATCCGCAGCCCCAGAGTGAAG CTCcatcagagcagcagtgtgtacCTGCTCAACCTGCTGGCGGccgacctgctgctgctgctcgctctGCCCTTCAAGATCCTGAAGGACATCGGCGCGGCGCCCTGGAGCCTCATGGTGTTCCACTGCCAGGCCAGCGCCGTCACCATCTACATCAGCCTCTACGCATCCATCGCCTTCCTCGCCTTCATCATCACAGACCGCTACCTGCAG gactGCCACATTCTgcgctctctgcagctgcaggatgtCGGCTTCGCCCGGCTGCTGTCGGTGGTcatctggctgctgctgctgctcatcatggTGCCCAACATGGTTCTACCCATACAGGAAGTACAG GAGCGGCAGCACCTCAGCTGTTCGTCTCTGAAGAAGGGCATCAGCCTCCACTGGCACGCCCTCACCGTGTTCCTCAACACCGCTCTGTTCCTCAACGCCTCCGCCGCCGTGCTCATCTCCAGCGGCCTCGCTCTCAAGAGACTCCTGAGGAGTCGCAACAACCCCAAACTGCAGATGGACGCCAGGCGGGCGGTGAGGAGCGTGACGGCTGTGGCGTTGGCCTACATCCTGAGCTTTGTGCCGTACCATGTGGTCCGGACGCCGTACACGTTGGCTCAGACTAAAGTCATCACAGACTGCGAGACGAAGAGGCAGCTGTTTCTGGGGAAGGAGTCGACGCTGCTGCTGAGCGTGCTGCACCTCTGCTTCGACCCACTGCTCTTCTTCTACCTGTACTCACCTTTCAGATGGACGCTCCGCAGCATGATgccctgcagcagagagccgGCGGGCGGCGTGTCAGATGAGCCGGCTGCACAGGAAAAGATGCAACCGACGACGTGTGAGAATGAAGTCGGACCACAGATGTCCTGTCTGTGA
- the gpr171 gene encoding probable G-protein coupled receptor 171 isoform X2 gives MLQDSDWCSNMCDNNDFQVSEGVDRESFLSTGCCSSCFQPDDQTAITAADKSEAATLLMTSPSSNFSSVGAEQCIVNNQMEPFTVLYILIFIIGLPGSLLSVWTFIRSPRVKLHQSSSVYLLNLLAADLLLLLALPFKILKDIGAAPWSLMVFHCQASAVTIYISLYASIAFLAFIITDRYLQDCHILRSLQLQDVGFARLLSVVIWLLLLLIMVPNMVLPIQEVQERQHLSCSSLKKGISLHWHALTVFLNTALFLNASAAVLISSGLALKRLLRSRNNPKLQMDARRAVRSVTAVALAYILSFVPYHVVRTPYTLAQTKVITDCETKRQLFLGKESTLLLSVLHLCFDPLLFFYLYSPFRWTLRSMMPCSREPAGGVSDEPAAQEKMQPTTCENEVGPQMSCL, from the exons ATGTTGCAGGACTCTGATTGGTGCTCAAACATGTGTGACAACAATGATTTTCAGGTTTCTGAAGGCGTTGACAGGGAAAGTTTCCTCTCCACAggctgctgctcttcctgtttccagccAGACGACCAGACCgcaatcacagcagctgataAGA GTGAAGCAGCGACGCTCCTGATGACGTCTCCTTCCTCCAACTTCAGCTCTGTTGGAGCTGAGCAGTGCATCGTCAACAACCAGATGGAACCGTTCACCGTCCTCtacatcctcatcttcatcatcggGCTGCCTGGAagcctgctgtctgtgtggacCTTCATCCGCAGCCCCAGAGTGAAG CTCcatcagagcagcagtgtgtacCTGCTCAACCTGCTGGCGGccgacctgctgctgctgctcgctctGCCCTTCAAGATCCTGAAGGACATCGGCGCGGCGCCCTGGAGCCTCATGGTGTTCCACTGCCAGGCCAGCGCCGTCACCATCTACATCAGCCTCTACGCATCCATCGCCTTCCTCGCCTTCATCATCACAGACCGCTACCTGCAG gactGCCACATTCTgcgctctctgcagctgcaggatgtCGGCTTCGCCCGGCTGCTGTCGGTGGTcatctggctgctgctgctgctcatcatggTGCCCAACATGGTTCTACCCATACAGGAAGTACAG GAGCGGCAGCACCTCAGCTGTTCGTCTCTGAAGAAGGGCATCAGCCTCCACTGGCACGCCCTCACCGTGTTCCTCAACACCGCTCTGTTCCTCAACGCCTCCGCCGCCGTGCTCATCTCCAGCGGCCTCGCTCTCAAGAGACTCCTGAGGAGTCGCAACAACCCCAAACTGCAGATGGACGCCAGGCGGGCGGTGAGGAGCGTGACGGCTGTGGCGTTGGCCTACATCCTGAGCTTTGTGCCGTACCATGTGGTCCGGACGCCGTACACGTTGGCTCAGACTAAAGTCATCACAGACTGCGAGACGAAGAGGCAGCTGTTTCTGGGGAAGGAGTCGACGCTGCTGCTGAGCGTGCTGCACCTCTGCTTCGACCCACTGCTCTTCTTCTACCTGTACTCACCTTTCAGATGGACGCTCCGCAGCATGATgccctgcagcagagagccgGCGGGCGGCGTGTCAGATGAGCCGGCTGCACAGGAAAAGATGCAACCGACGACGTGTGAGAATGAAGTCGGACCACAGATGTCCTGTCTGTGA
- the gpr171 gene encoding probable G-protein coupled receptor 171 isoform X4, whose amino-acid sequence MTSPSSNFSSVGAEQCIVNNQMEPFTVLYILIFIIGLPGSLLSVWTFIRSPRVKLHQSSSVYLLNLLAADLLLLLALPFKILKDIGAAPWSLMVFHCQASAVTIYISLYASIAFLAFIITDRYLQDCHILRSLQLQDVGFARLLSVVIWLLLLLIMVPNMVLPIQEVQERQHLSCSSLKKGISLHWHALTVFLNTALFLNASAAVLISSGLALKRLLRSRNNPKLQMDARRAVRSVTAVALAYILSFVPYHVVRTPYTLAQTKVITDCETKRQLFLGKESTLLLSVLHLCFDPLLFFYLYSPFRWTLRSMMPCSREPAGGVSDEPAAQEKMQPTTCENEVGPQMSCL is encoded by the exons ATGACGTCTCCTTCCTCCAACTTCAGCTCTGTTGGAGCTGAGCAGTGCATCGTCAACAACCAGATGGAACCGTTCACCGTCCTCtacatcctcatcttcatcatcggGCTGCCTGGAagcctgctgtctgtgtggacCTTCATCCGCAGCCCCAGAGTGAAG CTCcatcagagcagcagtgtgtacCTGCTCAACCTGCTGGCGGccgacctgctgctgctgctcgctctGCCCTTCAAGATCCTGAAGGACATCGGCGCGGCGCCCTGGAGCCTCATGGTGTTCCACTGCCAGGCCAGCGCCGTCACCATCTACATCAGCCTCTACGCATCCATCGCCTTCCTCGCCTTCATCATCACAGACCGCTACCTGCAG gactGCCACATTCTgcgctctctgcagctgcaggatgtCGGCTTCGCCCGGCTGCTGTCGGTGGTcatctggctgctgctgctgctcatcatggTGCCCAACATGGTTCTACCCATACAGGAAGTACAG GAGCGGCAGCACCTCAGCTGTTCGTCTCTGAAGAAGGGCATCAGCCTCCACTGGCACGCCCTCACCGTGTTCCTCAACACCGCTCTGTTCCTCAACGCCTCCGCCGCCGTGCTCATCTCCAGCGGCCTCGCTCTCAAGAGACTCCTGAGGAGTCGCAACAACCCCAAACTGCAGATGGACGCCAGGCGGGCGGTGAGGAGCGTGACGGCTGTGGCGTTGGCCTACATCCTGAGCTTTGTGCCGTACCATGTGGTCCGGACGCCGTACACGTTGGCTCAGACTAAAGTCATCACAGACTGCGAGACGAAGAGGCAGCTGTTTCTGGGGAAGGAGTCGACGCTGCTGCTGAGCGTGCTGCACCTCTGCTTCGACCCACTGCTCTTCTTCTACCTGTACTCACCTTTCAGATGGACGCTCCGCAGCATGATgccctgcagcagagagccgGCGGGCGGCGTGTCAGATGAGCCGGCTGCACAGGAAAAGATGCAACCGACGACGTGTGAGAATGAAGTCGGACCACAGATGTCCTGTCTGTGA